GCTCTATTCTTTGAGTTTACCAATGGGTTTCATGATGCTGCCAATGTTGTAGCAACTCCTATAGCTACAAAATCATTAACAGCTATTCAAGCGATTGGACTAGCAGCTTTCTTTAACTTTTTGGGAGCTTTCTTTGGAACAGCGGTTGCTGCAACTATAAGTAAAGGTCTAGTAGATGCAAATGTTGTTACTGATATTATTTTGGTGTCAGCTCTTCTAGGTGCAATTAGTTGGAACTTCTTTACTTGGAGCTTTGGAATACCATCTAGCTCTTCCCATGCGCTTATCGGCTCTTTAGTTGGTGCGGTTGTGATTGGGAGTAGCTATAAAGATGTTAATTATATGACTCTTGTTCAAAAAGTTCTTATCCCAATGGTCACCTCACCATTTGTTGCATTTTTTCTAGCTCTGTTTATCTGCATTATTCTGATAAATATATTTATCAGAATAAAAAACGTTAGAACGACTAATAGGTATTTGAGAGAAGCTCAAATATTATCTATGGGTCTATTATCCTTTTCTCATGGTTCTAATGATGCTCAAAAAACAATGTCGATTATAACTTTGGCTTTATTAAGTGCAGGATTAGTTGATTCTACTAATGTCCCAACATGGGTTATCATAATCTGTGCTACTGCTATGGGGTTGGGTACCTTGTCTGGCGGTAAGAAGATTATAAAAACGTTAAGCTCTAAAGTTGCAAACTTGCAACCAGCTAATGCTGTGTCTGCTGAACTTAGTTCTGGGATATTGGTATTAGGAGCTTCTCATATTGGTTTGCCTGTTAGTACAACACAAGTTGCTTCCGGCTCGATCATGGGTGCTGGTTACACAAATTCAGGAGTAAACTGGAAGGTGGTTAAAAGAATGGTCACTGCTTGGCTCTTGACTGTGCCAGCATGTATAATTTTGACATTTATGATCTATACTGTGTTGCTTCATACTGTT
This portion of the Pseudofrancisella aestuarii genome encodes:
- a CDS encoding inorganic phosphate transporter; this translates as MVTTVLVMIILVALFFEFTNGFHDAANVVATPIATKSLTAIQAIGLAAFFNFLGAFFGTAVAATISKGLVDANVVTDIILVSALLGAISWNFFTWSFGIPSSSSHALIGSLVGAVVIGSSYKDVNYMTLVQKVLIPMVTSPFVAFFLALFICIILINIFIRIKNVRTTNRYLREAQILSMGLLSFSHGSNDAQKTMSIITLALLSAGLVDSTNVPTWVIIICATAMGLGTLSGGKKIIKTLSSKVANLQPANAVSAELSSGILVLGASHIGLPVSTTQVASGSIMGAGYTNSGVNWKVVKRMVTAWLLTVPACIILTFMIYTVLLHTVGAF